The genomic window AAGTTCTCCTGATTGATTTTCAAGATCATTCAAATCGACTACGTTATTAATTTCATCATCTGTATATGTGGGGTAATCATCACTTGGCTCATATTCTTGTAAATTTGTTGGTGTTTCATCAGTAGGAATAGTTGAATAATCATTTTCTTGAGCAAAACAAAATGTACAATTGATAAAAATCAAAATAGCAAGTAGTTTCATTAAGCGGCCTTTTTCTTGTTAATTTTTTTCCGATGCCTTAAAAGTTCTTCTTCAACAGAGTAAGGCTCGACAATTTCTACTCTATCAATAATTGTATCCAACCAGTCAAGCATAGATTTAGAATTATCTAGTGTTGCCGCCCAAATTCTTTCCCCTCTTATATTTTCTATAATGCATGGATCTTTCATATATATATATTTTGGATTGAGAAAATCTAGAGATAAATCATAAATTTTCAAAACGAGCCGAATTTCTGAATCATCAACCCCCCTTATTGCAGATATAAAATCTTCAATTTGTGCATCTGCAAAATTCTGTGAATAATTAAGTTCAAGTGAAAATGTTATTCCATAAATTTTGTCTATTTTTAAGGCCATTAAAGTTCTTTCCTTAACATTTTCACAGATTAGATTGAGATCATCCTGGAGAAAAACTAATTTATGAGGGAATACTTCAACTGTAATGGCATCATTTTTTTTAATACTAAGGGCAATTTTATTTTCAATCCCCTCTTCAATTTTGTCCAAAAGATACTTATTAATGTTTTGGCCATTTAATTCCTGAAATATTTTCTCATTGCGTTGGTAAATTTTTTCAAGATCATAATCCTCCAACCGCACAATTTCAGTTTTTAGCTGCTGATTTATTCCTTCAATTGCTACTTGGGGTAATTCAATCTCCCGATCATTAAGGGAAGTCTGTAGTGCGAT from Halobacteriovoraceae bacterium includes these protein-coding regions:
- a CDS encoding WYL domain-containing protein — its product is MNKKLRKIPFEVQAMMKRNEFWEIIFYIHKNKISTYKSICDEFRVNEGLIDDIVQLLSLHHMHIEVTNTNSDKTIELVQAPIVEVNIPLVNWIALQTSLNDREIELPQVAIEGINQQLKTEIVRLEDYDLEKIYQRNEKIFQELNGQNINKYLLDKIEEGIENKIALSIKKNDAITVEVFPHKLVFLQDDLNLICENVKERTLMALKIDKIYGITFSLELNYSQNFADAQIEDFISAIRGVDDSEIRLVLKIYDLSLDFLNPKYIYMKDPCIIENIRGERIWAATLDNSKSMLDWLDTIIDRVEIVEPYSVEEELLRHRKKINKKKAA